One segment of Anopheles stephensi strain Indian chromosome 3, UCI_ANSTEP_V1.0, whole genome shotgun sequence DNA contains the following:
- the LOC118510376 gene encoding POU domain protein CF1A, which translates to MAATAYISPGAELDMALGGSGGGGGGGGGGGGGYHHTSSPRSAADANEMKYMHHHHHHHHQSAAAAAAVAAAATHHHAAGLTVPSSPSPNPAGLGSVTGGLGASPWGALQPSDPWSLHVAHSHPAHTHPHAHPHPADVKQEMHLSQQAARQQAGGGPGGGGGGGGGGGGGGGGGGGMTSPHGWHAPVHAGAHYATGTGSPLQYHAAMNGMLHHPASHHHHPAHHQSAAAATPSLHPSLRGESPQLHLPPHHHHHHHHHHLQGDRDVSAGEEDTPTSDDLEAFAKQFKQRRIKLGFTQADVGLALGTLYGNVFSQTTICRFEALQLSFKNMCKLKPLLQKWLEEADSTTGSPTSIDKIAAQGRKRKKRTSIEVSVKGALEQHFHKQPKPSAQEISTLADSLQLEKEVVRVWFCNRRQKEKRMTPPNTMGGDMMDGMPPGHMGHGGHHGGHGGYHPHHDMHGSPMGAHSHSHSPPMLSPQGMGATVGGHHQLAAH; encoded by the coding sequence ATGGCCGCCACCGCCTACATCTCGCCCGGCGCCGAGCTGGACATGGCGCTGGGCGGtagcggtggcggtggtggtggaggaggcggcggcggcggcggctatCATCATACGTCCTCGCCGCGCAGTGCGGCCGACGCGAACGAGATGAAGTAcatgcaccatcatcaccaccatcaccatcagtcGGCAGCGGCTGCGGCGGCTGTGGCGGCCGCCGCCACACACCACCATGCCGCCGGTCTAACCGTGCCCTCGAGCCCTTCGCCCAATCCGGCCGGGTTGGGATCGGTGACCGGGGGGCTCGGGGCGTCGCCGTGGGGTGCCCTCCAGCCGAGTGATCCGTGGTCACTGCACGTCGCCCACTCACACCCTGCCCATACGCACCCGCACGCCCATCCACATCCGGCGGATGTGAAGCAGGAGATGCACCTGAGTCAGCAGGCCGCCCGCCAACAGGCCGGTGGTGGTccgggcggtggcggcggaggAGGCGGCGGAGGAGGCGGAGGAGGAGGCGGCGGTGGTGGGATGACGTCGCCGCACGGGTGGCATGCGCCGGTGCATGCCGGGGCGCATTACGCGACCGGTACCGGATCACCGCTGCAGTACCATGCGGCCATGAACGGCATGCTGCACCATCCGGcctcccatcatcatcaccctgCGCATCACCAAAGTGCGGCGGCCGCGACGCCGTCGCTTCATCCCTCGTTGCGGGGCGAATCGCCACAGCTGCACCTGCCAccgcatcatcaccaccaccatcaccaccatcacctgcAGGGCGACCGGGACGTGAGTGCGGGCGAGGAGGACACGCCGACCTCGGACGATCTGGAAGCGTTCGCGAAACAGTTCAAACAGCGCCGGATCAAGCTCGGCTTCACGCAGGCGGACGTGGGCCTGGCGCTCGGCACACTGTACGGCAATGTGTTCTCGCAGACGACGATCTGCCGGTTCGAGGCGCTGCAGCTGAGCTTCAAGAACATGTGCAAGCTAAAGCCGCTGCTGCAGAAATGGCTCGAGGAGGCCGACTCGACGACCGGCTCGCCGACCAGCATCGACAAGATAGCGGCCCAGGGCCGGAAGCGGAAAAAGCGCACCAGCATCGAGGTGTCGGTGAAGGGTGCGCTCGAGCAACACTTCCACAAGCAGCCGAAACCGTCGGCCCAGGAGATCTCGACGCTCGCGGACAGTTTGCAGCTGGAGAAGGAGGTCGTGCGGGTGTGGTTCTGCAATCGGCGGCAGAAGGAGAAGCGGATGACGCCACCGAACACGATGGGTGGCGATATGATGGACGGGATGCCACCGGGCCACATGGGTCACGGTGGCCATCATGGGGGACATGGTGGATACCATCCGCACCACGATATGCACGGCAGCCCGATGGGGGCGCACAGTCACAGCCACAGTCCGCCGATGCTGAGTCCGCAGGGTATGGGCGCGACCGTCGGCGGACACCATCAGCTAGCGGCCCACTAG
- the LOC118510390 gene encoding mitochondrial distribution and morphology protein 34-like, translating into MVGGHGVYGSASAAGGTPGGAGGEGGSSTQVSLSSASPPASSGSSAAPSAAVSGSGLGDGAGQQQPSQSSSAPAPSSSSPAPTSSSSSASSSLAAQMYIDHQRSQQQQQQQQQQQHHQQQQQHQQQQQQQQQQHAQAHHQQQLHTRRLLQEWTLQFGPTGTATGARYI; encoded by the coding sequence atgGTCGGTGGCCACGGTGTGTATGGGTCGGCGTCAGCGGCAGGAGGAACACCGGGCGGGGCCGGTGGCGAGGGAGGCAGCAGCACCCAGGTGTCGCTGTCGTCCGCGTCACCGCCCGCCTCGTCTGGGTCATCGGCCGCACCGTCGGCGGCAGTGTCCGGGTCGGGTCTCGGGGATGGCGCTGGTCAGCAGCAACCGTCCCAGTCGTCCTCGGCTCCGGCACCGTCGTCCTCTTCACCTGCCCCAACGAGCTCGTCATCGTCTGCTTCGTCATCGCTGGCCGCACAAATGTACATAGACCATCAGCGAagtcagcagcaacagcagcagcagcagcagcagcagcaccatcaacagcagcagcagcatcaacagcagcagcaacagcagcagcaacaacatgctCAAgctcatcaccagcagcagctgcacacGAGACGACTCTTGCAGGAATGGACTCTGCAGTTCGGACCAACCGGAACAGCAACTGGTGCACGTTACATTTAG